The Leishmania infantum JPCM5 genome chromosome 28 sequence GTACGCGAGTGAGTAAGCGAGATCCTGTGCACAAAGACAAATGACGACGATGGTAACACGCCGTTCCTTCGCCCCTCAGCTTGCTTCGCTCACTCTCCAGCTCCACATGCATATACGCCATCATACACTGTCGTCATCACCTTCTCCATCCCAATGATAGAGCAACAACGTTGCTATACagatacacagagagacaagagagctagcacgaaaaaaaaaaaacgaaggaaaacagagcgcgagagaggtgcggcagcggagaggagagagtcGACTGAGCCGCACACGCCTTCGTCGcctcccttcttttcctcactttttttttcgagcCTTCCCGTCttcacctccctcctcctctgcccccACTTTTATGATAACGTCGGGGGGCGGCAACACGTAAGGCAGCACACGAAGAGGAACAGTGGCGGAGACAAAaggcaaaacaaaacaaaaaacagGCACATGCACAGACGAGAGTGacaagaaggagagggaagagaaggaaatAAAAGAAGATgacaaagaaaacaaggggcaaaacacgcgcgcagcgctacgctgcgacgcagccacacacacgtacatacACACTGAAAGGCGCCcaagtgtgtgcgtgcgtgtgcgcttgctTGGTTGTTTGCCTCTGCATGCGTGCAGACAATTTCGTGGTGAACAACGAAGGAGAGATGAGTGTTGGTgaaaggaagggaagggacGGGAGGGGTACGGAAAAGTAAACGCGAACGACACACGGACACCCACGCGTGCACAGGATGAGAACGAGAAGAGGAGTGTTGGTCACTTGAAACAAACACAATAGAAACGGAAACATGAAACAGACACGACACAGCAGACCCACCACACAACCAAGCCCACGCCCCGGTAAACAACTGAGAGActcacacaaacacgcaaaGATTCATAACGAGAGAATACACTCGAACGGAGAAGGACGTACACCGAGACACGTTAACAGAAGAACGTGAGGAGGTAAAGAATGAacacggcggcgagggagcACGCCTGCTCTACGCTGTTCtgtggaaggaggaggatgggtGTCGCCATGCATTGCAGTATTCGAGGatgaaaaaaagaaaacgcctTCAGAATGCGGGCACCctacatatatatgcatgttATGCATGCAGCTCTCTCACGGATGCCAGCCCCCGTGACACTTGCACAGTCAGTCCAAGTAAGCTCTGCACTCCCCAGATGTAGCCATCTCCTCACCTTCACATCCATGCCAGCGCACGCTTCCGCAGCCCTTCGCCCTCCCTATTCCCACATCACGCGACAACGCGCACACCCTTCCGCCTCGACTGTCTACTTGGCCAGCTCGTATCGCTGCTTTGCCTTCCGTACCACCTGCACCACGTAGTGATAGAAGAAATCAACGTAGAGCAGCGACTGCACAAACCCGCTGAAGACCGAGATCCAGCGCACTTTGTGATAGATATAGTAGCGAATCGCCCAATGGATCATGTACACGACGCGGTACGCGCCGAGGCAGAAGAGGTAGTGAGATGTCAGTGCATCGTACCGCTCAGTGTACTCGAGCAAGAAGATCTGCGGCAGAATCGCAACAGCCTCCAAATACTGCGAGAAGGTCCAACACAACTCGATAACGATGTTGTGCCGCGGTGTCCCATGAAACAGGATGGAAAGCACCGCGCACGGAACGATGAGGTAGCGGATGCGGAAGGTGTCGTTTTCGCGGTCGTAAGTCGCCTTCCACGGACTCTTGAACTTCATCAAATAGCAGATATGCAGCGTTGAGGCGATGAAGAAGATCTTCATGGTGGTGTTATAGATGCCAATGAAGGAAAACAGCACATCAAGGTAGCGCGTACAGAAGACAATGGCGAACAACTCCATCGACTTGAGTgagatgccggcggccgAGCGCTGACGCAGCATCTTCGATAAGAGGATCAAGATAGCGCTGAGGTGCAGCATATCACCGACTACGCGAACCAACGCCATTTTCTGCCGGAGTGCTCGATGCGCTCGATTTCTACTAAAACAGCTTCGTGTGTGTATTTTCGTAGTGGGGGAGACCAGGAGAAGGCGGCTGTGAGCTAGTTCTCGTTATTGCTCACGAGTGGGGGCGAAGGGGCGTCCAGAatgacgaggcggcggctttCTAGATGTGCACACGACCTGAGCGAGAGGAACAATGCCAATGAGCctcacaaaaaaaaatctaAACAggcatatatatacatatatatatatatgtctTTGGAGGTACGCATGtatgcgcttgtgtgcgtgtatgcgtcaGTGGCACCCGGCTTTCGCTTCGCCTTTCCGTTTTTCTTTGGTTCTTCAATGCTCAATCAGTcggcgtgtgtctgtatCGGTGCGCcttgcgcttgtgtgtggcGGGCGCGACGGCAAACGCGGGAAACTGCGGCTGGGAATCCTCCAGAGGTATGGAGAccagaaaaaggaaaggagaatAAAATCAAGGGCGAGAGCAAGAGTTTCCCTGAAAGAGTGGCGCCGGTCGTCGAAGTGAGACAGCGCCGCGACGGACGGTGAAGAGTGAACCTGTGTCTGAATGGGAATGCAAACACATACCTCTGGGCCTCTCTATCCCATCCGAAGATGGGGCACGCGCCTTCGAACGTTAGCAGCAGCTGAATGGATGCTCTCGAACAATATACACAACGCCAGCAACCACGCTTGAGTACGTTAGTGATGTGCCGTCAGTCAAGTTCATCACTGAGCTAGTCTATTCGCATGAAACGAGCGGGAATGTCTCAGGGGCACACCCGGAATCTGGCCCGTCTTTCACACATCGCCATGCCTTCGACATGTACACACGAATAAGAGGCGTCGCGGCTTCCACTTCTGCCGTGTGCAtcgctccccccccctccccctcccccgggAGCGTATCTTGCGCTCCTTTTTTGCCTCGATTTTCCTGCATGCGTGATGACGATACCAGACACGGGCACACACCTCCGTCCCATCGTAGGATGCACACGTGAggacggcacacgcacaggcctgcacacacacacagcgcagagagacagagtgCCAAGGAAAAGACAGACCAACACTTCACTAGACGTCGGTGagcgatggcggtgcggctCCCTGTGGTTGCGAAAagcgcgagggagaggaggaggggcaccaacggcagcagcggctgccacaGTGTCAAAAGCCACACAAAGACACCAACAGGAGACGCGGCACGGTCACGGGGCCTTCGAACTGAGCAAAGACTGAGATGAGAGGAGACGAGGACGGAGGACGACCTCACCGCCGGActcaccgcctccacgccagcagcagtagGCAAAGGGAACCCGAAACCGTCGTGAAGGGCCTCGAGTGCGCTGGAGGGAACCGCAACGACACACCACGGGGGAGCGTAGGGCGATCACCAAATAGGTTATTTACGCTCTTCCTTCGTCGCGCTTTATCTGCTGCTCTACAGCTTGTACCAGGGGcacctcccccttttttcacTCCACCTTGATCGACCGGGTgggcagcaggagcgggtTCATCTGCGCCATGTATATG is a genomic window containing:
- a CDS encoding ER lumen retaining receptor-like protein, giving the protein MALVRVVGDMLHLSAILILLSKMLRQRSAAGISLKSMELFAIVFCTRYLDVLFSFIGIYNTTMKIFFIASTLHICYLMKFKSPWKATYDRENDTFRIRYLIVPCAVLSILFHGTPRHNIVIELCWTFSQYLEAVAILPQIFLLEYTERYDALTSHYLFCLGAYRVVYMIHWAIRYYIYHKVRWISVFSGFVQSLLYVDFFYHYVVQVVRKAKQRYELAK